Proteins from a genomic interval of Dermacentor variabilis isolate Ectoservices chromosome 8, ASM5094787v1, whole genome shotgun sequence:
- the LOC142591401 gene encoding cytochrome P450 3A29-like translates to MAFDSLDFNVLIAATVILTAFVAFWRWRRSKFNIFKTRGIQGPEPSFLSGNFYEFWNKDTIKVMDRWSKTYGDIYGMYNGDVPFLMVKDLELLRRVFVTDFAMFMDRGDVWATMNGNSELRNTLPFAKSDRWKFLRRAVSIAFTASKMRRMTDGMSKAVDHFLDLLDDRCRKSAGGEVNVYPMLGTLAFEMVADTACGLHLNVQDKPDDQYFDSANSYLLNVIESAYQRTGQFFSGTKILMWLTCQLERHFGREPHTCLTRKAQPIITLREKEPHLARADVLQSLLDAKIPKELLSRPEFRVRANSEGHFLMPLKDVSSNAAAVLTAGLESVAVACANCVFCLAKYPEVQVKVRQEVNAAHDKHGGFTYDAIKDMPYTRQVINETLRLYSPVIAFATRKASCDFRYKDISLPKAINIMACTQQIHRDPCYWDRPEEFNPDRRVTKARKDCVTRQCTTGS, encoded by the exons ATGGCTTTCGACTCCCTCGACTTCAACGTTCTGATAGCCGCTACCGTTATTCTGACTGCATTTGTGGCTTTCTGGAG GTGGCGCCGCAGCAAGTTCAACATCTTCAAAACAAGAGGCATACAAGGTCCGGAGCCGAGCTTCTTGTCGGGGAACTTTTACGAGTTCTGGAATAAG GACACTATTAAAGTCATGGATCGGTGGTCGAAGACCTACGGAGACATCTACGG GATGTACAACGGTGATGTGCCATTCCTTATGGTGAAAGACCTGGAGCTGCTTCGTCGGGTGTTCGTCACAGACTTCGCCATGTTCATGGATCGAGGT GACGTGTGGGCAACCATGAATGGAAACTCTGAGCTTCGCAACACACTGCCTTTCGCAAAGTCCGACCGATGGAAGTTCCTCAGGCGTGCTGTGTCCATTGCATTTACAGCGTCGAAAATGCGGCGG ATGACGGACGGAATGTCTAAAGCGGTGGATCACTTCCTCGACCTGCTCGATGACCGGTGCCGAAAATCCGCGGGCGGAGAAGTCAACGTGTACCCGATGCTAGGCACCCTGGCTTTCGAAATGGTAGCCGATACCGCGTGCGGCCTTCACCTCAACGTGCAAGACAAGCCCGACGACCAATACTTTGATTCGGCCAACTCCTACCTGCTCAACGTAATCGAGAGCGCGTACCAGAGGACTGGCC AATTCTTTTCGGGTACAAAGATCCTCATGTGGCTGACGTGCCAACTGGAGCGGCACTTCGGTCGAGAACCGCACACGTGCCTCACGAGAAAAGCCCAGCCCATCATCACGCTCAGAGAAAAAGAACCCCAC CTTGCTCGTGCAGACGTCCTCCAAAGTCTCCTAGACGCGAAGATTCCGAAAGAACTTCTCAGCAGGCCTGAATTTCGAGTTCGAGCCAACAGCGAAG GACATTTCTTGATGCCACTCAAAGATGTCTCttcgaacgccgccgccgtccttACCGCTGG GTTGGAGAGTGTAGCGGTTGCCTGCGCCAACTGCGTCTTCTGTCTGGCCAAGTATCCCGAGGTCCAGGTCAAAGTCAGGCAGGAAGTGAATGCTGCCCACGATAAACAC GGTGGCTTCACCTACGACGCCATCAAGGACATGCCCTACACAAGGCAGGTCATAAACGAAACACTGCGCCTGTACTCACCTGTCATCGC GTTCGCAACGAGGAAGGCATCCTGCGACTTTCGCTACAAGGACATATCCCTTCCCAAGGCTATCAACATCATGGCT